From one Paenibacillus terrae HPL-003 genomic stretch:
- a CDS encoding esterase/lipase family protein, with amino-acid sequence MKKITVLMLIFLLSVTLVPVGAFAGSTTPETPKAPAGSWVEGPPPNRVDPAKPALLFVHGLNSSAEVWTKNSNDMLQRARDAGYQTATINLYDANGTSQDMWDNGKLLADKIKVISNHFGKKLIIIAHSKGGVDTQTALVYNGAAPYVQRVITLSSPHHGSQLADLAYSSWAGWLADIVGSQNPGTSTLQTSYMKYFRSKTDALSNATTIPFFTFAGDNWSDGSASYILGGLYLSSFGKNDGVVTVDNAKLPGGRVVKVGPWDHAKVRTGSYVFPLIQPYLQANTPALNQETEALSAASSFTASALTSTYSEIDNSYFIRGGDYNGKASEILTVENGVKSINLDWISDKRVSKLELTKPDGTSEVLNLKASYDDEIFNGTWHHDAVIKNPKPGIYKLNATIPDKGAYLLIARYYAAQVPELKYNLNAVGPKLNLQPQDSPKSVTQVTYQVQYYGDPQQGMTPTSKGLTVQQKTVNPTGQIELSKADKPGIYSVTYEIEGTTEAGYPYRRTAVQSIYIDAVGNKYVD; translated from the coding sequence TTGAAAAAGATCACCGTTTTGATGCTTATTTTTTTGTTGTCCGTCACTCTTGTCCCCGTCGGCGCTTTTGCAGGTTCCACTACACCCGAAACCCCGAAAGCACCTGCTGGAAGTTGGGTAGAAGGCCCGCCACCTAATCGCGTTGATCCTGCTAAACCTGCGTTATTGTTTGTACATGGTTTGAACAGCAGCGCTGAAGTCTGGACTAAAAATAGCAACGATATGCTTCAGCGCGCACGTGACGCCGGATACCAAACGGCCACCATTAATCTTTACGATGCAAATGGCACATCACAGGATATGTGGGACAATGGTAAGCTTCTAGCCGACAAAATTAAAGTCATTAGTAATCATTTTGGTAAAAAGCTCATTATCATCGCCCACAGCAAAGGTGGAGTGGATACCCAAACCGCTCTCGTATATAACGGAGCCGCTCCCTATGTACAACGTGTCATCACCCTCAGCAGTCCCCATCATGGTTCACAACTTGCAGATCTTGCTTACAGTAGCTGGGCCGGATGGCTGGCCGATATTGTCGGCTCACAGAATCCCGGTACCTCCACTTTACAGACATCTTATATGAAGTATTTCCGATCCAAGACCGATGCACTCAGCAACGCGACTACAATTCCGTTCTTTACGTTCGCTGGTGATAATTGGTCTGACGGCAGCGCTTCCTACATACTGGGCGGACTTTATCTATCATCCTTTGGCAAAAATGATGGAGTAGTCACAGTCGACAATGCAAAGCTTCCCGGTGGACGTGTAGTCAAAGTCGGCCCCTGGGATCATGCCAAAGTTCGTACCGGCTCTTACGTCTTCCCCCTGATCCAACCTTACCTCCAAGCCAACACTCCAGCACTGAATCAGGAAACTGAAGCACTTTCAGCAGCATCTTCCTTTACTGCTTCCGCTTTAACATCCACCTATAGCGAGATCGACAATTCATACTTTATCCGAGGCGGCGACTATAATGGAAAAGCCTCAGAAATCCTTACCGTTGAAAATGGTGTTAAATCCATTAATCTGGATTGGATCAGCGATAAACGTGTGAGTAAACTGGAGCTAACCAAGCCGGACGGTACCAGCGAGGTTCTAAATCTGAAAGCGAGCTATGATGATGAAATTTTTAATGGAACCTGGCATCATGATGCAGTCATCAAAAATCCAAAACCGGGCATCTATAAACTGAATGCTACGATTCCTGACAAAGGAGCTTATCTCCTGATCGCCCGCTATTATGCCGCTCAGGTTCCTGAGCTGAAATATAATCTGAATGCTGTAGGTCCGAAGCTGAATCTGCAACCACAGGATTCCCCTAAAAGCGTTACACAAGTCACGTATCAGGTTCAATATTACGGTGATCCACAGCAAGGAATGACTCCTACATCCAAAGGTCTGACAGTACAACAAAAAACAGTTAACCCCACCGGACAAATCGAGCTGTCCAAAGCGGACAAGCCCGGCATTTATTCCGTAACCTATGAAATCGAGGGAACTACAGAGGCAGGCTATCCATACCGCCGTACAGCAGTTCAGTCCATTTATATTGACGCTGTCGGGAATAAGTATGTTGATTAA
- a CDS encoding DUF4340 domain-containing protein: protein MRKWIPTVLLLVVLGAGIVYAKSQNFFREQAPAARQLVQLTQGDITSFAITGKDGKPVELNQRDGKWSMSKPQSYPLNGYTIDNWLAAIQNVKLGEVVESSPKDVTKYGISATNNQIQIKTKDGNEHTFAFGETLPSGDAVYVLSDKKEVASVPVDTLSGLLLGAADFTDTTPFDWDDDKLSGLEWEGQSASWMLKSSGDGGTEESSSTAWTLNGKSVTSDMATSLSQQIKNLASSQSLRKASDLNQPVHRFTLSVSLGKQDESQQVYQGWTMNGEPDIVWVVPPQSNWAYGLSASDVKRIEQAGHDQAQTGK from the coding sequence ATGAGAAAATGGATACCCACAGTGCTGCTGCTAGTTGTATTGGGAGCGGGTATAGTCTATGCCAAGAGCCAAAACTTTTTTCGTGAACAAGCTCCTGCTGCTCGCCAACTGGTTCAGCTTACGCAGGGGGATATTACGTCCTTCGCTATAACGGGGAAGGACGGCAAGCCAGTGGAGCTTAACCAACGTGATGGCAAATGGAGCATGAGTAAGCCGCAGTCTTATCCGTTAAACGGTTATACGATAGACAATTGGTTAGCCGCTATTCAAAACGTGAAGCTCGGTGAGGTGGTGGAGTCTTCTCCAAAAGACGTAACCAAATACGGAATCAGCGCCACCAACAACCAAATTCAGATCAAGACCAAGGATGGAAACGAGCATACCTTTGCTTTTGGCGAAACATTGCCTTCCGGAGATGCTGTATATGTGTTGTCAGATAAAAAAGAGGTAGCTTCCGTACCTGTGGATACCCTTTCCGGGTTGTTACTGGGTGCAGCCGATTTTACGGATACGACGCCGTTCGACTGGGATGATGATAAGCTGAGCGGACTGGAGTGGGAAGGTCAGTCAGCGTCTTGGATGCTTAAGTCATCTGGTGATGGGGGAACCGAAGAAAGTTCTTCCACAGCTTGGACGCTGAATGGAAAGTCAGTAACCAGTGATATGGCGACCTCCTTATCGCAGCAAATCAAAAATCTGGCTAGCAGCCAGTCCTTGCGTAAAGCCTCAGACCTAAACCAACCTGTTCACCGCTTTACGCTGAGCGTATCGCTGGGCAAGCAGGATGAATCGCAGCAGGTGTATCAGGGCTGGACGATGAACGGTGAACCGGATATCGTATGGGTCGTGCCTCCGCAAAGCAATTGGGCGTATGGTCTGTCGGCATCTGACGTGAAGCGTATTGAACAGGCTGGACATGACCAGGCTCAAACTGGAAAATAA
- a CDS encoding GldG family protein, translating to MKKWLGHTNSVVLSVAAIGIFILLTLFLRSLGGFQLDLTAGKQYTLSDQTLTAIQGVKEDVRLIAFTVSTSQNQKLNRDVTDMLSEYAKRNSKLKVEQYDLNQEPLLAKEYGVTEASIVLVQGEKKRVIDIGGLFTQAQGSSEGVYQFTGEEKLTSGLLGLSSTRQGKVIFLTGHEEIPLSQMTGLSSSLAQDNVKTEEVQLNQAGSVPKDASVLAIVGPQRDISVTELKSIRTYLEGGGKLLLALGFHPNMQSDWKNLDALAADYGVKDTHAIVVDQEQTNTLGPLFTVPTFGSHAITDKLAASNLYPVLSLSIALQAGEQKNWKTTALLKSSAASYGETNIQGLLNNDTQKDDKDPQGPLDLGYAVDGKDGKPKAIILGTSALLSDTEISTGGNRDFVLNSLNYVQGQSDGLTIRPRQEQDYKVVYLTPAQAKTILTLSVIGLPLLFAAAGILLWWRRRRA from the coding sequence ATGAAAAAATGGCTGGGTCATACAAACAGTGTGGTATTGTCGGTTGCTGCTATAGGTATTTTTATTTTGCTGACGCTGTTTCTGCGTTCGCTGGGAGGCTTTCAGCTGGATTTGACGGCAGGCAAGCAGTATACGTTGTCTGATCAGACATTGACGGCTATTCAGGGAGTGAAGGAAGACGTGCGGCTGATTGCTTTTACCGTATCGACTTCGCAAAATCAAAAGCTGAACCGGGACGTTACGGATATGCTCAGTGAGTACGCCAAGCGTAACAGCAAGCTCAAGGTCGAGCAATATGATCTGAATCAGGAGCCGCTGTTGGCTAAGGAATACGGCGTCACCGAAGCATCCATAGTGCTGGTTCAGGGTGAGAAGAAACGTGTTATTGATATAGGTGGTCTGTTTACGCAGGCACAGGGAAGTAGCGAGGGCGTATATCAATTTACCGGGGAAGAAAAGCTGACCAGCGGACTGCTGGGGCTATCATCTACCCGTCAGGGAAAGGTCATTTTCCTGACCGGGCATGAGGAAATCCCTTTGTCCCAAATGACCGGATTGAGCAGCTCACTGGCGCAGGATAATGTAAAAACCGAAGAAGTGCAGCTCAATCAGGCCGGTAGCGTGCCTAAAGATGCATCGGTGCTGGCTATTGTGGGGCCACAACGAGATATCAGCGTGACGGAGCTGAAAAGCATTCGCACCTATTTGGAGGGGGGGGGGAAGCTTTTGCTGGCGTTGGGCTTTCATCCGAACATGCAATCGGACTGGAAAAACCTTGACGCACTAGCGGCTGATTACGGTGTGAAGGATACACATGCGATCGTGGTGGATCAGGAGCAGACGAATACGCTTGGACCTCTGTTTACAGTGCCTACCTTTGGTAGTCATGCGATTACTGATAAGCTGGCGGCCTCCAATCTGTACCCGGTACTTTCGCTGTCTATTGCTTTGCAAGCGGGGGAGCAGAAGAATTGGAAGACTACGGCCTTGCTTAAATCTTCTGCCGCCAGCTATGGCGAAACGAATATTCAGGGGCTCCTGAACAACGACACACAGAAGGATGACAAGGACCCGCAGGGGCCGCTTGATCTGGGTTACGCGGTAGATGGCAAGGACGGCAAGCCTAAAGCAATTATTCTCGGAACGTCCGCCCTTCTGAGCGACACTGAGATCAGCACGGGAGGCAATCGGGATTTTGTGCTGAACAGTCTGAATTATGTACAGGGGCAATCTGACGGGCTTACCATTCGTCCTCGTCAGGAGCAGGATTATAAGGTGGTTTATTTGACTCCTGCGCAAGCGAAGACTATATTGACCCTATCCGTGATCGGATTGCCGTTGTTGTTTGCGGCAGCCGGAATCTTATTATGGTGGAGGCGAAGAAGAGCATGA
- a CDS encoding ABC transporter permease — protein MRRLFAVCQKELQAYLWTPTTYFALAVYMLLTGLLFYTNFVMYQPSILDYRLVLGDTLSMLVFVVPLLTMRLVAEEFRQGTDELLLTSPVSVTEMIVGKFLASLGMLLILVLCSLAYPVVMSFYGALDWTLVFTSAMGLFMLGAAMMAIGLFASTLSQHQMMSAVVSFIILLVFWMLDSFGGQTGASAALQQWLEPFSLTARFDSFTKGLLNGADLLYYVTVAALFLLFSIQVVERKRWR, from the coding sequence ATGAGGCGTTTGTTCGCGGTCTGTCAAAAAGAGCTTCAAGCCTATCTATGGACGCCGACAACGTATTTTGCGCTTGCGGTGTACATGCTGCTGACGGGGTTGCTCTTTTACACGAATTTTGTCATGTATCAGCCTAGCATCTTGGATTATCGGCTGGTACTCGGTGACACGCTGTCCATGCTGGTGTTTGTCGTCCCACTGCTCACGATGAGGCTGGTTGCGGAGGAATTCAGGCAGGGTACGGATGAGCTGTTACTTACCTCGCCTGTGAGTGTGACGGAAATGATCGTGGGTAAATTTTTGGCGTCACTGGGCATGTTGCTGATCTTGGTGCTGTGCAGCCTGGCATATCCGGTCGTGATGTCCTTTTACGGGGCGCTGGACTGGACACTGGTATTTACGTCCGCGATGGGTCTGTTTATGCTTGGCGCAGCCATGATGGCCATTGGTCTGTTCGCTTCGACGCTTTCCCAGCATCAGATGATGTCGGCGGTCGTCAGCTTTATTATTTTGCTCGTGTTTTGGATGCTGGATTCGTTTGGTGGCCAAACGGGCGCATCTGCGGCCTTGCAGCAATGGCTGGAGCCTTTTTCACTAACCGCACGGTTTGACAGTTTCACCAAAGGATTGCTGAACGGAGCCGATCTGCTGTATTACGTGACGGTGGCGGCGCTCTTTTTGTTATTCAGCATCCAGGTGGTCGAACGGAAACGGTGGAGGTGA
- a CDS encoding ABC transporter ATP-binding protein, translating into MLKVQQVSKWYEGNRGVHKLDFEMQRGEIVGFLGPNGAGKTTTMRMITGYLQPNEGVITIDGIPIQGQGRQARSKIGYLPETPPLYGDMSVRSYLKFVASIRDVPAREQKLRISEMISRLGLNGREKQLVRSLSKGYKQRLGLAGAIIHNPDLLVLDEPTSGLDPNQILEIRQLIQEIGENHTVLLSTHILPEVDALCNRVLIIHEGELVLDGRPDALGGSMEDGFKVKVEVKGGREQVLDVLRAWGKVEVELLTSGLSPADTKLTATEQDLTGLLLTGASSEDFREELFYVLSGAKLPIIELKKESLSLENIFQQLTTRESKTGHADQVNSVEQVEQSKSTGGERP; encoded by the coding sequence GTGCTCAAGGTGCAGCAGGTGAGCAAGTGGTATGAGGGCAACCGGGGCGTACATAAGCTGGATTTTGAAATGCAGCGTGGTGAGATTGTCGGGTTTCTGGGCCCGAACGGTGCGGGCAAAACGACGACGATGCGCATGATTACAGGGTATCTCCAGCCAAATGAGGGAGTGATTACGATTGATGGCATACCGATTCAGGGTCAGGGCAGACAGGCTCGTTCCAAAATCGGTTATTTGCCAGAGACGCCCCCTCTGTATGGAGATATGTCCGTTCGATCCTATTTAAAGTTTGTGGCGAGCATTCGAGATGTGCCTGCGAGAGAGCAAAAGCTGCGCATTTCCGAGATGATTTCCCGGCTTGGGCTAAACGGACGTGAAAAGCAACTGGTGCGCAGTCTGTCCAAAGGGTATAAACAACGGTTGGGACTGGCGGGGGCGATTATTCATAACCCGGATTTGCTGGTACTGGATGAACCGACATCAGGTTTGGACCCGAATCAGATTTTGGAGATTCGCCAGCTCATTCAGGAGATTGGAGAGAATCATACGGTGCTGCTCAGCACGCATATTTTGCCTGAGGTGGACGCTTTATGCAATCGGGTCCTTATCATTCATGAGGGTGAATTGGTACTGGATGGACGGCCTGATGCGCTCGGCGGTTCGATGGAAGACGGATTTAAGGTAAAAGTCGAGGTAAAAGGCGGCCGTGAGCAGGTGTTGGACGTTCTTCGTGCCTGGGGAAAAGTGGAGGTGGAGCTATTAACATCTGGCTTGTCTCCAGCTGACACAAAGCTGACTGCAACGGAGCAAGATTTGACCGGGCTGTTACTGACAGGCGCCTCCAGTGAGGATTTTCGTGAGGAGCTTTTTTATGTGCTGTCTGGTGCGAAGCTTCCGATTATAGAGTTGAAGAAAGAAAGCCTCAGCTTGGAAAATATATTCCAGCAGTTAACGACTCGCGAGTCGAAAACAGGTCACGCCGATCAAGTGAATTCAGTGGAACAAGTCGAGCAAAGCAAGAGTACAGGAGGTGAACGGCCATGA
- a CDS encoding glycosyltransferase family 4 protein: MNRQRCKVLSQDGIECHLLYYQQGAGMQNLHGDIPVFMTSSEGDIRSLIHTHRYDAIVVASDYQMLAKLRMLGYQGVLIYESQGFGPHVEAALVVSEAVPFLQRYANAVLLPTTTHLVELFSNMCPWLKRYVFPNVLDTSVFNYVPNTPPTNPVIAWVGRLEPNKNWRHFLDISYWMLQNRPDLRIWMFYDDTLSQPEDKVQFENMVTQLGMSSIVERFNNVPHATMPLYYSMIGDSGGYLLSTSLVEGFGYAVAEAMACRCPVLSSDSDGVRAFIDHNVTGKFYAQGDILQAVLEGLDLMKNVSHRESIRQKGLTRIVDLLAPDKYVQSFRQMMNALGVG; this comes from the coding sequence TTGAACCGCCAACGCTGTAAGGTGCTCAGCCAGGATGGGATTGAATGCCATCTTCTCTACTATCAGCAGGGTGCGGGGATGCAAAATTTGCATGGAGATATTCCCGTGTTTATGACTTCCTCCGAGGGAGATATTCGCAGTCTGATACACACGCACCGTTACGATGCCATCGTCGTCGCGTCGGATTACCAGATGCTCGCAAAACTGCGCATGTTGGGCTATCAGGGTGTGCTAATCTATGAATCACAGGGCTTCGGTCCGCACGTGGAGGCTGCATTGGTAGTAAGCGAAGCCGTACCGTTTCTTCAAAGATACGCCAATGCAGTACTGCTACCCACCACTACACATCTGGTCGAACTATTTTCCAACATGTGTCCGTGGCTTAAGCGTTACGTGTTTCCAAATGTACTGGATACCAGTGTATTTAATTATGTACCTAACACTCCTCCGACCAATCCGGTCATTGCATGGGTTGGGCGACTGGAGCCGAACAAAAACTGGAGGCATTTTCTCGATATCTCTTACTGGATGCTGCAAAACCGCCCGGATCTTCGCATCTGGATGTTCTATGATGATACCCTTTCGCAGCCAGAGGATAAGGTACAATTCGAGAACATGGTTACACAGCTTGGCATGTCCTCCATTGTCGAACGTTTCAACAACGTGCCACATGCTACAATGCCTCTGTATTACTCCATGATTGGCGATTCGGGAGGGTATCTATTGTCTACTTCGCTGGTAGAGGGATTTGGATACGCCGTAGCTGAGGCCATGGCTTGCCGCTGTCCCGTGCTCAGCTCTGATTCTGACGGGGTGCGAGCCTTCATCGATCACAACGTAACGGGTAAATTTTATGCGCAAGGAGATATCTTGCAGGCGGTATTGGAGGGACTGGATCTGATGAAGAACGTGTCCCACCGTGAATCCATTCGCCAGAAGGGGCTGACAAGGATTGTCGACCTGTTAGCACCGGATAAATATGTGCAATCCTTCCGGCAAATGATGAATGCGCTGGGCGTGGGGTAA
- a CDS encoding beta-glucoside-specific PTS transporter subunit IIABC yields MDYKKTASDVLSSVGGNENVNSVIHCVTRLRFKLKDNQLPDKEQIKQIDGVITVVESGGQFQVVIGNEVPKVYEALLDTMGIKHGDQMNEEGKKDKKGSLFSRFVDVISGVFMPVVGVLAAVGILKGLLALCTSLGWMTDQMGTYKILYATADAMFYFFPIILGFSAGKKFGGNPYLSAVLGAALVYPTMTAAFTDKTALSFLTIPVVLINYTSSVIPIIIGAFLAAKVEKLISKYAPASIKMFIVPLLTLAIISPIVFLVVGPVSTIVSDGLAKGSMWIYQLSPAVAGLVLAGFWQAIIIFGLHWAFIPILLNNVVTNGFDPINGMLFCTTFAQTGAAFAIALKSRDPKLKPIATSASIAGLMGVTEPAIYGVTLPAKKPFILASIAAGIGGAAAGLLGSTAYGFASGGVFGIPLFINPKGIDAGFTGFIISLVVAFVLAFILTYFFGYKNAKPAPEIKVADESKAEEKVVFSPLNGELIPLTAVNDEAFSSGSMGQGAAVIPKEGVAYAPFNGTVVTVFKTKHAIGLISEDGVELLIHIGINTVSLKGKHFTSFVSEGDTIQKGDRLVEFDHQAITDEGYDITTSVIVTNTAVYTDIIVEDTTDIHTGDQLLKIR; encoded by the coding sequence TTGGATTACAAAAAAACAGCTAGCGACGTGTTGAGTTCGGTGGGAGGAAACGAAAATGTAAACAGTGTAATTCACTGTGTAACCCGATTGAGGTTTAAATTGAAGGATAATCAATTACCTGATAAGGAGCAAATCAAGCAGATTGATGGTGTCATTACCGTCGTAGAAAGTGGAGGACAATTTCAGGTAGTCATCGGGAATGAGGTTCCTAAAGTATACGAAGCTCTTTTGGATACAATGGGGATAAAGCATGGGGATCAGATGAATGAAGAGGGGAAGAAAGATAAGAAAGGAAGTCTATTCAGCCGATTCGTCGATGTAATTTCAGGCGTGTTCATGCCCGTTGTTGGTGTGCTTGCTGCTGTGGGGATTCTAAAGGGACTGTTGGCCTTATGCACATCCCTGGGCTGGATGACGGATCAGATGGGCACATATAAAATTTTATATGCGACAGCAGACGCTATGTTTTATTTCTTTCCGATTATTCTAGGATTTTCAGCAGGTAAAAAATTTGGAGGCAACCCGTACCTGTCTGCTGTTTTGGGGGCCGCCTTGGTGTATCCGACCATGACTGCCGCCTTTACGGATAAAACGGCGCTGTCCTTTTTGACCATACCTGTCGTTCTGATTAATTATACTTCTTCTGTTATACCTATCATTATTGGAGCATTTTTGGCAGCTAAGGTCGAAAAATTGATAAGTAAGTATGCACCTGCCTCCATTAAAATGTTCATTGTGCCTTTGCTGACCTTGGCCATCATATCACCGATTGTTTTTCTGGTTGTCGGACCGGTATCAACTATAGTCAGTGATGGATTAGCCAAAGGCTCTATGTGGATTTACCAGTTAAGTCCGGCTGTAGCTGGTCTCGTTCTGGCTGGGTTCTGGCAGGCCATTATTATCTTTGGTCTACATTGGGCGTTCATTCCAATTCTCCTGAATAATGTAGTTACGAACGGGTTTGATCCGATTAACGGGATGTTGTTCTGCACGACTTTTGCGCAAACCGGTGCAGCCTTTGCCATTGCTTTGAAATCGCGTGACCCTAAATTAAAACCGATTGCCACTTCTGCTTCCATTGCGGGTTTGATGGGAGTTACGGAACCAGCTATTTACGGGGTTACGCTGCCTGCCAAAAAACCATTTATTTTGGCTTCCATTGCCGCAGGTATAGGGGGAGCCGCAGCAGGTTTACTGGGATCAACGGCATACGGTTTTGCCTCAGGCGGCGTTTTCGGTATTCCTCTGTTCATTAATCCAAAAGGTATAGATGCAGGGTTCACGGGCTTTATCATATCTTTGGTTGTGGCTTTTGTACTCGCATTTATCCTGACTTATTTTTTCGGCTATAAAAATGCTAAACCTGCGCCTGAGATTAAGGTTGCAGATGAAAGCAAAGCGGAGGAAAAAGTGGTATTCAGTCCTCTAAACGGTGAATTGATCCCTTTAACCGCTGTTAATGATGAGGCTTTCTCCAGTGGTTCGATGGGTCAGGGAGCGGCTGTTATTCCAAAAGAAGGGGTGGCCTATGCGCCGTTTAACGGAACGGTTGTTACCGTTTTCAAAACTAAGCATGCCATTGGGCTTATTTCTGAGGATGGCGTTGAACTGCTCATTCACATCGGAATTAACACAGTGAGCCTGAAAGGAAAACATTTCACTTCTTTTGTGTCTGAAGGAGATACGATTCAAAAAGGGGACAGGCTGGTTGAATTTGATCACCAGGCTATAACAGATGAGGGATACGATATCACCACATCCGTCATTGTAACCAATACAGCCGTGTACACAGATATCATAGTGGAAGATACAACGGATATTCATACCGGAGATCAATTATTAAAGATTAGATAG
- a CDS encoding DUF4038 domain-containing protein has translation MRLNIAEDQRSFTKDKKSFFYLADTVWSAFTNATIEEWSDYLDYRKMQGFNVLQINMLRQWDASESDLNLHPFALMENGDYDYHTLNEAYFDRAEVMIKMAVERGFIPALVLLWCNYVPDTWADMFQKDNKMPFECIESYVTYAASRFSQFDPIFLISGDTDFPTERANAYYLKALEMVQQVSPESLTTLHIQGRLKEIPEVFEKHNGLGFYMYQSGHNSQFQYVSHEIAQHFYHKSEIRPVINGEPCYEQISYSRNVYGRYTALDARKAAWQSLLAGGGAGVTYGAHGIWSWHKKGKKFGIVEGEGFDSPYDWRTALRFEGAWDYSFIKYLFEMYNLIGIRPLDIVLNKTEEIRAAGNENTVVLYIPVNTKVRLSINVQDYKFTTIDLAEKRFAQTEVYVQDNQSVVEMHGFENDVVIIGTK, from the coding sequence TTGAGATTAAACATTGCTGAAGATCAAAGAAGCTTTACAAAAGATAAAAAAAGTTTTTTTTATTTAGCTGATACGGTTTGGAGCGCGTTTACCAACGCAACCATTGAGGAGTGGAGTGATTACCTTGATTATAGGAAGATGCAGGGGTTCAATGTGTTGCAAATTAACATGCTCCGACAATGGGATGCTAGTGAATCGGACTTGAATCTTCACCCGTTTGCTTTAATGGAGAATGGAGATTATGACTACCATACATTAAACGAAGCTTATTTTGATCGGGCAGAAGTCATGATTAAGATGGCTGTGGAGCGCGGATTTATTCCAGCTTTGGTCCTTCTGTGGTGTAACTATGTACCGGATACATGGGCTGATATGTTCCAGAAGGACAATAAAATGCCGTTTGAATGTATTGAAAGCTATGTAACGTATGCAGCAAGTCGTTTTTCTCAATTTGATCCTATTTTTCTGATCAGCGGGGATACCGATTTTCCGACAGAACGTGCCAACGCCTACTATTTAAAGGCACTGGAAATGGTACAACAAGTAAGCCCGGAAAGTTTAACTACACTCCACATTCAAGGAAGATTGAAAGAAATTCCTGAAGTTTTTGAAAAACACAATGGTCTAGGATTTTATATGTATCAATCCGGGCATAATTCACAATTTCAATATGTATCTCATGAGATTGCCCAACATTTTTATCATAAATCGGAAATACGGCCGGTCATTAATGGGGAACCATGCTATGAACAGATCAGTTATAGTCGTAATGTGTATGGCAGATATACTGCATTGGATGCCAGAAAAGCAGCATGGCAGAGTCTCCTTGCAGGTGGGGGAGCAGGAGTAACATACGGAGCGCACGGAATTTGGAGCTGGCATAAAAAAGGGAAGAAATTCGGCATCGTAGAAGGGGAAGGCTTTGATAGTCCCTATGATTGGAGAACGGCATTACGTTTTGAAGGTGCATGGGATTATTCATTTATTAAATATCTGTTTGAAATGTATAACCTTATTGGCATTAGGCCGCTGGATATTGTTCTAAATAAGACGGAAGAGATTAGAGCCGCCGGAAACGAGAATACCGTAGTTTTGTATATTCCAGTTAACACAAAGGTGCGATTAAGCATAAATGTGCAGGATTACAAGTTTACAACGATTGATTTAGCGGAGAAACGATTTGCACAAACGGAGGTGTACGTTCAGGATAATCAATCCGTCGTGGAAATGCATGGTTTTGAAAATGACGTTGTGATCATCGGAACAAAATAA